From the Diospyros lotus cultivar Yz01 chromosome 13, ASM1463336v1, whole genome shotgun sequence genome, one window contains:
- the LOC127788269 gene encoding peroxidase P7-like yields the protein MVKHGGGFYLLQLHVLSLCIAAGTAWSATLSADFYEKTCPNALPTIKRVVVDAVKQEPRMGASLLRLHFHDCFVNGCDASILLDSTSSFDSEKDAVPNKNSVRGFSVIDRIKSEVDKACGSPVVSCADILAVAARDSVVALGGPTWKVQLGRRDSTSASKSQAEADLPSPFMDLSELKSNFKKQGLSTKDLVALSGGHVIGVARCVTFKNRIYNETNIDSVFARERRSTCPANGGDGNLAPLDQTANTFDTRYFSNLVKRRGLLHSDQVLYNGGETDSLVKKYSTNSGAFGQDFANSMIKMGNMKPLTGKKGQIRVDCKRVN from the exons atggtTAAGCATGGCGGTGGCTTCTATCTGCTCCAACTACACGTGCTGAGCCTTTGCATTGCAGCAGGCACAGCATGGAGTGCAACGCTTTCGGCGGATTTCTATGAGAAAACATGCCCCAACGCCTTGCCAACCATCAAAAGAGTTGTGGTGGATGCAGTCAAGCAGGAACCCCGGATGGGCGCCTCTTTGCTCCGCCTCCACTTCCACGACTGTTTCGTTAAC GGTTGCGACGCTTCAATTCTTCTGGACTCAACATCCAGTTTTGACAGTGAAAAGGATGCAGTTCCCAACAAGAACTCTGTGAGAGGGTTTAGCGTCATAGACAGAATCAAGTCGGAGGTGGACAAGGCCTGCGGCAGCCCCGTCGTTTCCTGTGCCGACATCTTGGCTGTTGCCGCTCGCGACTCTGTCGTTGCG CTTGGAGGCCCAACATGGAAGGTGCAGCTAGGCAGGAGAGACTCAACCAGCGCCAGCAAAAGCCAGGCTGAAGCCGACCTCCCCTCCCCATTCATGGACCTTTCGGAGCTCAAATCCAACTTCAAGAAGCAGGGCCTCTCCACTAAAGATCTGGTGGCGCTTTCCGGTGGTCATGTAATCGGTGTCGCTCGCTGTGTCACCTTCAAGAATCGGATTTACAATGAAACCAACATCGACTCCGTCTTCGCCCGGGAACGCCGCTCGACCTGTCCGGCCAACGGCGGGGATGGGAACCTCGCTCCCCTCGACCAAACCGCAAACACGTTTGACACGAGGTATTTCTCCAACTTGGTCAAGAGAAGAGGGCTTCTGCATTCCGATCAGGTCTTGTACAATGGCGGTGAAACCGATTCCTTGGTCAAGAAATATAGCACAAATTCTGGGGCTTTTGGCCAGGACTTTGCCAACTCCATGATCAAGATGGGTAACATGAAGCCATTGACAGGGAAGAAGGGCCAAATTCGGGTCGACTGCAAGAGGGTGAACTGA